In the Maniola hyperantus chromosome 13, iAphHyp1.2, whole genome shotgun sequence genome, aattttaataattttactttcatttaatttatttgaagctttttaatgatttttatagtaattttttgttttaataatttaccgtaaaatgtaaaaatatcataaaataaaaaatggcgtTATCAGTGAAATGACATATATGACATATGTCAAAAAGACAAAGAAAAAGCAAAATCGAGCCGGAGAAGATCGAGTCAAAAATAtcggttttattttaattattttttacttttatcttCGAAATCTCCTTTCACCCATATACCGAGTCAAATATAGAACGATGGTACCGCACCGCATCTCTTCTTATGTAAGAAATGCAGTCCGGTGTCGCGATGTTCCCATAGTTTTCTAAATTGATCAAatgaatgtaaataataaaacaataagtGGTCGGTGTCAAGTGATATCTCCGCCCACAGCGCCCACTGCACTCATTATGCGATTAGTGAAGTGTATTTGAGGGGAAGTGGGTTGAAAGAGGGTTAAAATGTCTGGAGAGGGCGAGCGGGCCTCTCGCCCTAACTCCTTGGTCCTCGAGACACCGGCGCCGGAACGTGAGCCTTTGCGCTTCGACGTTCAGCTGGTGGGAGCCCCGCCGGAGGTCGAGCAACTTGTGAACAATATCAAGCAAGTTGCTGAAGACTTTCTCTACCACTGGAAAACTTTTCCTATAGGCAAGTGATTGAGTCATTCAAAGAAACTTTGATAACTAATGCATTTAAATATCGATTCAGATAATAATAACTGTATTTTTTAGTCTAATCATGAAATTAGAATTAAGCAAAAGCTGTACTCAAAGAAAGAGAAgcttactataattattattaagttttttgaataaaaatgtcagtaacacaatatttaatttagttaataTTCTCATTAGTTGGCCACACCATACCACAAGGTTGTGTAATAGTTACAACTTACATGTTTATGTATTGTATATCTATACagtgtaacatttttttttttaaagagcaactgccgattTTCTGgctggctcttctcagtagaatcttctTTACGAACtggtggtagagtcttgacattTCTTAAATGGCACAAGTTGACCTAGATGAATaacaggatttttcaataattttacattttatgaaaactttgaacttgttgagagacatcttcaatatgtcttctggaagcgcattataaaaatgtataaaattaataaaaactacttttatttgtattatttttatttttccgtAGTGCTCCCTCAATCAAGATTCACAGGCCCGGGTAATAGACCTTCAGACATCATAATCCCACCACCGTGCGATGAACTGGACGCAGCGGCTCTTGATGCAGGCATTGAACCCCATCCTTTGACACCTAAGCAACTCCATTCTATAAGGGAGAAAGGGTGAGCTATATACACATCTTATATATTCTTCTTTCTTTCATCTGAGGCTGTGCAGATACTTATTATCATTGTCTCACAGCAACTGTTTCTAATCCATTGTGATTGTTGCTAATTTTTAAATggtactagccgatgcccgcaacgtcatctgcatggatttagtttttaaaatccagtgagaactctttgatatccagataaaaagtagcgtatgtcactctccaggtcttttgaccaacctcctattagaaggtggactcgcacttggccggttttttgctgtccatttctatttttttaaataaatttaactaAGTCATGATGATGGATCCGTCGGGATTCCACAACATTCTTCATGATATCAGGAGCTGTAAGTGTAAaacttagtacataatattatttaatatattatgtacttacataattcATAAAATACCTGTGTGAAATGCGTGTGTCGCGATACTTATCGTTTGTACATCCGTCCTTTgatacttacaagttacaatatACACCCGATTCTATGGATACGTACGTCGCGTACGGGCCAGCTTATTTCTCCATCTACGAGGCAAGAGTAAAGTGCGATCACCTTTATGCATGCATTTTTCTTGAACAAAGGACAGCTCCTGTATTTTACGATCCTTTGACCGTATTAACATCAATTGATGTTTTCAAACACAATATGAGGGCAGTTCAAAATGTGTGTTATAGTGTTAATTGTTGACTAACTTTTTAATGTGTTTTAAATTGATGATCATTTTAGATCTGAATAATTTAGTTTCCTGCTCTATATTTAAACAACTTAATTAGATAAATAAGAtgtaaatattcaaaaatgaaaaaaccgcccaagtgcaagtcaggctcgcgcaatgagggttccgtactacagtcgtatttttttgacattttgcaggataattcaaaaagtatgatgcataaaattaaataaaattctgttttagaatgcacaagccCTGTGCaatgtgaagccctttcatatgataccccacttgatatagttatcttgcttcgaaaattgaaaataatttttattttatgaccacaatttaatttttgttgtgtgatgtaaccacaaattcgcggttttcagatttttcccctaatgtctgctgtaagacctacctatctaccaaatttcatgattctaggtcaacgggaagtaccctgtaggtttcttgacagaccgacagacagacagacaacaaagtgatcctataagggttccgtttttccttttgaggtacggaactttgAAAATGGAGCCTCATTGAATGTAGGTATGCGGTACACGTATTTTATTAGACTTGTAAAGTAGATGATTAAAGCAGCCAATTGATCGCGATCGCTCGACGACGCATAACACTGGTTTCATTTCAATGTCAATCAATAATTTGGAGATTACGAAATTCGAATCGTTGGCCTACTAAATATTCATATCAGGTATCATTGGATTATTGGAATTATGAATGATTGAAAGAATTTGCTTAAAAAATCCTTTGCATATTTCTTCATAAAATGTGCGAGTGACTGAACAAGAAAAGGACAAAATATAgattataaaaaattgtttcgTAGTCCCACCTATAAGGGTACTTGATTCATCATAATATGTATGAGATGAATATCGAAATTAGTTTCCCTGGGTCTATGTGAGACGAAATTTTTTTGATGTTAAGGTCCAATGCCCACATAAGCAAATCGGAGATGTTTCAATCAGTTATTGATATTGATAGataacgtgaaaaaattatgaCGTCATCTATCAACAATCTGCCTATCGATTCCGGAAagttgcatcaatcattattacaatcacaaTTGTTGGGATGGGCTGGTATTCTTTTTGCAACAAAgcactgtagccaatagtgagcgagcatcaacctatcaatcgtgacattgtagctgtcattttatcgTAATCGAGCCCCAGGGATTTTGCTAAACACATCCCCGCCCATATCCACTATATTGGATACTGGTATGTTGAGAGTTGAAACCTTTCAAATCATTTGAATACCAAAAGAAGTTTACGTTTTCTGAGTCTGTTTATACTTTAGATTAATCTGCCAATTTTAAAcgaacatcagaagtgggataatattttcaatcatacatttttttgttttctttagcGAGTTCGAGGTCCCGTCCCGCCATTTTCCTGGTCAAACCCACGTATGGCGAGTCGCTGGCTGGCTTCAACGTGGCAGAGTTCGAGCTAGAGAAGATCTGTACTGTCACGTGGCACGAGCTATAGCACTAGTTGTCGTGGTGTCGCGAGACCGACTGATGAGAGACGAGCCCTTGTCTTTGATCGCTGGAGCCAAGGCGTTTATGGAGGGACTGCATAGGTACAGTACGATACTAGGTACACACTCCTCGAACTAGGTGACTCAAAACCATATCAATGTTCTAACTTCTACCCCAGAAGTTGCCACTTATGTTTGGCCAGTATAACTTAGCGACAGTCAGATTTTCTGAAGACTTGCCGATCTGTACAAGCTTTGTTAGATCCAGCGACTTCTCCCATCCACTCGGCTTTGCTCTCGTTGCCTGAGCCAGCAAAGTCTTTGTCTAAGTCTAAGTCAAAATAAATTGCTTTGAAATCGGAAATTGATTCTCCTTCTAAAGCTGGCGACTGACCTGTATATTAAAACTGCTACATTACAATACAATGTTAGGTCACTCTCCACTTTCATAAGTTTGGCATATTTAGCtcgcaatatattatgtatatgtaagaaagaggtagcggttttgtagagcactgtctctgtcgttgagaccgacaaaacgtcacataggtatgagtgacagagacaacgctctacaaaggcgaaatgacattctaaaggcatGTATACTGTactgtatattctttattgcaccacaaaacacaaatgacaggctCCAAAAAAggaatcttaaaaagtaggcaCATAAAGGCGATCTTTATTAATTGCAATTGCTTTTGTTCGCAGATTAATGGATCTCATATTTGGAATGCCATCATTAGAGGCTCGTGATCTCGATAAGAAGATACGTGAAGAACGTTCACGGTACCTTGTAGCCGAACTAATATGTAAGGTTAGTACGTGTGAGAAAAAGCGGGTGAAAAATCTGGTGCAGCTACTTCTAGTTAGCTGAGCTTATCTATACAAAAGGCGACAAAACCGATCatttctccctgtgttggggacaatccgcagagaaactttagcttttataaaataacgaagatctggccctcacaggctctttctCTGTATAGCCAGAAAATCAAGAAGACATAACAGCTCTTGCAGCGTGGGTGACGCGCGGCATGCGTCGCGCGGCGTCGGAGAAGACGGACGCGCGCGacacgccgcgcgccgcgcctcGCGTGCCCTGCCTCTATAGCACACCGCAAAGGACGCAGGTAACGTTACCTTGTGATTGATattcagctgcgcgattgcggtagaatgacagctacaatgtcacgatcgcaatcacctctgattggttgacgctcgctcactattggctacattgcattgttgcaccaagaattgcacaaattcagccaatcacaacaattgagattgtaattatgattgatgcaggttttacgaaatcgccttACACCTGTTCTTTAATATgtatgatgactactagtcaaattggcgattttttatcaaacttcaaaatGCTCGTTTATTAAAGGAGCtagtatgaaatacatagatgtggCGTCATAAACATTCGacttacttttttagttaaatcgacaatttaaaattattagtaaactaacaaaagacgtggattttacgaattttggaagacatAGTCATCATCTCCATTAACAGGAGTTTTGtgtataacctaacctaactaataataataaattcatttattgcatAATTGTCAGTATAAAATAGatgttacataaattattaaatagtacATGTCACAACCTGCCATACAATGGCTAACTAAGTCATAAAAATGAGCCAAATCTGCTTTATTTTGTTTTCCCGAAAATCATAATCACCGGTAGGCCAAAACCACATTGACGCGATGAACAAATCacgacattggggccgattctattgtacacaatctctaaactaaactaaattaacaggtctaaatctagtgctatccttttccgcaagcaacattatgaaagggataacaatagatttagacgtgctattttagtttagtttagagattgtgtacaacggattAGCTACAATATTGACTCAAGTTGTGGTTATCAGGTGGATCTCCGTCTATACAGACGAGAGCTGCTTCGTCGCGCAGCGCCGTTCCTTCAAACAATCTTAGATCGGGAATCCCGAGGATGGTTCCTACACTTTAGGGAAAGGCGTGCCGCTTTGCTCGCCAGCCAGAAGATGCCCATGAAGGATATTGAGGAGGCAAGTAATGGTTTAATCGCTGCCGATACTTAACAGTCTAATCAAAAGTGAAACGAAATttgtacagatcgcgcggcgagagtttggctttgaccttcgggtggaggggattactgcgcatgggtactgtcacgcacacaatacttttccttttttatgtaccaggttggatatttgagtgggtcaaaattcatgtacagtggtaataatgctagaaaataatacgaaatagataaacttcttcatttattaaaactattgatagttattttacttatataaaatgtttatttccttttaaagtttacagagacagcgatgaaaattctaaataattgttttttaataaaattatttattccaagatacatgtaaaattggtacatacaaacaaaagaaaacttaaaataattattaaatacaaaagttaacattaaaaaaaagtcttagcagcagtgctattcagattcttatataataaacaattaacgaaaatagcaattcacttgtgaacgtgattgtacaaacagaggcagggaacgactggagcagtggagcgccaatcagagcaccgcgtgcgcctacacacccgccccgcaccccactaattgcccgttgatacccaatttctgatttctgcgcaataacggtcaaagccaaactctcgccgcgcgtactgtaatatgtatgttcactgaGTACTGAAGGTACtgtttcgatagctgcaaagtgtcgctactagattgcatgaacagtcgcttcagtactgagtgaacatacatatcactaatttcgtcactggcagtaagcgaaccttagcttagtggtcagagcgtagGGCaagatcccaggagacgcgggtttgaATCCTGCCAGTCCGCAAtgtttgatgtgtatttaaaacaTAGAGATATAAAGAGTTGCCCTAATGTCCTATAGAAAATAGCGTATTGGAAACTAGCTCAAGCTTATCGAAATTTTCATAAGTGTGTAAGAGACAACACTACATTTCAACATAACTATAAAAACAGGGTTTCGGCACAATTTGCAAGGTTTCGGCACATTTGCTGTGCCAGCGTAAGtacttgtttttcttgtaaataaataacctaatctTTTGTTATGATAGCTGATTAGCTGATACTATGAACAATTTCGCATTGCCAAAAAATTCACGGCAAAACCGTAGGTATTTTCTCTCTAttagtttaaatactctaagaTTTAAACTTATTCTTGTCTTGTGTTTAGGAAGTGAGTGCGGCAGCCATGCGCGAGTACGTGTCACGTGTGTGCAACGCGGTCCTTAGTTGCGACCAGCTCTCGGCGTTGGGGCCAATGGTACCGGAGCAGTTGGCCGCGCAGTTGCGCGCTGCGGTTATTGTCAACAGGTGATAAATTAGTTCTTACACGCATACATTCTTGCTGGGGAAAAGGAGTTGCTTCTTCCTCTCATCATGTCAAATGCATTGATTCTGTTAGTTTTTGATGTAATGTGGTGTTTGCGAGGTTGTTCAGTGGCTTCTGGTGAGGTTGGTGAGGTTCTTTTCCGTTTATCTTTACCAGGGCCTCCttctttaactattttttttttttttttttttttataaagaatattagccatgttaaatgactaatattcccctttcctctccaattaagcgtcaagcttgtgctaggagtaggtacgacaatagtgcaacgggcggggtttgaaccgtcgacctttcggttttcagtccactcctataccggttgagctattgaggctctaaattttattattttatcgtaCTTTATGACTGCATAGTTGCCCTTCAAACGGTGGGCTGATGAGATAATACAAACTGCAGGGAAGAACTGGTTGTATCTGGGCAAGGACAGGGAGAAGTGGATGAGGTTGAAGGAGGCCTTTACCCGCAATGGGGCTCGTGTtccataaattaatacaaaaattagCGTTCACTTACTAACCATACTAATCtaagaaaataagtaaaattgtaCTAACTAACAAAACTAATCTACTATGTAACTAACTAAGGAACACGAGAATAAAtggcttttattattattatatttattattattatacattctTGCTGCCGTTGAGtaagggcattccgaaccagtggtaaacggtaaattaaattttttaacaattcaaaagtacttgtaaaagcttacttgaataaaagtatattctattctattacatATCTCCTGGAGTAGAATTCACTTTTTTTCGTACATTAAATTGTTCTGTTGTATAATTTTGCAATTTAGTCCAGAAACTTAGGGAAATACACCTAAATATCCAGAACTGGTCTTTTGGACCAGTTAAATTTTGTGAGTATTCTATTAATTATAACAATAGAGATTAAAACTTGTTTTCCAATTCTTCCATTTGGTTCAGACTAATAATGctgaatattatttaaataatggcCACCCATAAAAAGAAGCTGAAGAAAGATTAACATTTCTAGAGCGGAAGAAGGCGTCCGTCGAAAACTTGAAGCGGgtctagccacggccgaagcccgtATCCAAGCGGCATACCCCATTCTCTCCCGGGCCGAAGCCTGGAAGAAGGAGAAGCTGTCTTCAGCGGCTCACTCGCTGCGCAGTGAGCTGCGCTGGGCGGGCATGGAGGACGCGGCCAATGCCATGCAGGCGCACAAGCTGCAGCAGCACCGGTACTTCGTGCTGAGGGACCTCACCTTCCTGAGGGACCGGGAGCCTCTGCTCATGAAGGTAATTGAAGCCTGCAAGGAAAAGAATGAGAGGACGAGTGAGTTCTAAACTGTTATTGTATGCAAAGACTTATTTACCACTATAGCATACAAGGTACCAGGGACCCCGAAATACGTTGCTTTTTGGAAACTTTCTGCACAAAATTACCAGAACAATTTTGATGCTTAAAAGGCattttcattaatattaataagtcTCAACTGAGATTTTCCCCAGGAACTACGCGCAGCGAAAACGCCAACCCGAGAATTTTCCTGGGCGACCCGGATTTGGTTGCCACAAAATTGGGCCGTCATACGTCACTTCCGAGGCCGATCCGAACGAATACCAACTGTGATAAGCAGCAGGGCTACCAACATAGTCACTCCGCGATCTGATCCGTCCCAACCCGTGTTCCTGGCAGACCGGGAGAAGTTCAGAACAACCACGACTCGGTGGCCTGGCTGGCGATTGCTTAACTTGGCTCACAGGTGAGATACTTCCTTCTGGAATGTTGCACATGTCTTGGTATAATATATGTGGTACAAAGCAGTGCTACCAACATAGTCATACCATCTATTCATATTTCATAGTGTATGATTCGATCAATCCCAACCTTGGAAAAACGGCCTGACACGTAACCATCAAAAGATTTCTTCTCTTCTCTACAATTTGGATATACATTTTTAGAACTAGATTTTAGAGAACGAAAATGAGATTTTATTTAGAATTAAAATCACACCACAAAGTCACTACAGAGAACACAATAAGCAAAACATAGTATAGGTACACAAATGTCCAGATTCATACCAAAACCCAGCTTTCTGGTACTTTTTCCGATGCACAATGATatctatcgtgagtgatttccattatacatatcacacacccggctttacgtgagcccgactagtttcaaatcCATCCGGGGTCCTATTTCAAAGGGAATCATAACCGCAACGTTTACGCGAAttgactccctttgaaaaagcaCCCCgggtgggttcgaaactagtcgggcttacgtcgactaaacacgtgagtaaagccgcgGCGGGgcgattacgtatctcgcgacaggcgtatatctcacgatcattgctgtcaaacgtccggctagagaaagacagcaatagccacaaagcaaaataagaagaagaaaaagtgaGACAGCaagtcggattgctactgctgtcgcgttgctgtctttaatgcaacgttttacgtaatcaccccgcgggtgtgagatatgtgaTAAAATTTCCCTAAGTGATTACGGACATTTACGGAGCTCCGTAACATCCCTGGTCAAAAGCCCCCACAATCCTATAATTTCACGGTTATGTGGATGAATTGCCCGCAGAACTTGGTGTTGGACGTGGAACATGATGTTTGTGCTGGGGGTGCTGGTTCCGTGGTGTTCGCCGCTCGCCTTGAGAACCCTCCTCTGCGTTAAGCCGTTTGTGCCTGACTTGGAGCTCTCACAGGTAAATGTGCTCTCAGGATCCTGGTTCGCCTTAagacgacgacctccctggcgaagtggtaagcgctgtgatcttgttagtaggaggtcccggcaggggtttggaattttgtaatttctaaatttctggtctggtctggtgggtgccgtggctagttaccaccctaccggcaaagccgtgccgccaagtgatggAACAaacccccccccctcccccccctccctactaggtggacggacgacatcagacgagtcgcagggagccgctggattcaggcggcgcaagaacgtggcgtgtggaagtccctacaagagacgatGCCtacaagatgatgatgatgattgtttcaTCTTGCAGGTGAATGGAACTCTATTCCCAAAACGGAGTAGCGAAACGCAGACAATGTGGTCGTTACTTCTCAAGCTGTGGCGACATGTGTCCAAAGAGAGGACTCGCTTTGAGACCGAACCGGACACAGGTATGCCTATTGTTTTGCCATTTCCAGTAAAACTTTAGGGCCAAAATAGGGAATttgtgtgactcgttgggaattgtGAACTCATCGATTTTTCACATACACAACTCTTTAACCATTaaaattcccaacgagtcacagtgTAGCTgtgggtgtgactcgatggaaaaaaaatcgacggattcccaacgagtcacactgtagctgtgggtgtgactcgatggggaaAGAATTCGATGGATTCCCAACtagtcacactgtagctgtgggtttgactcgatgggaaaaaaATCGATGAATTCCCAACATGTCACACTGCAGCTGTGGGTGTGACTAGATGGGGAAAGAATTAGATGGATTCCCAACtagtcacactgtagctgtggGTGAGACTCGATGGGGAAAGAATTCGatggattcccaacgagtcacactgtaacACGATGTGACTCGTTGGGCACCCACCTTTTTTACAAGTATAAGGGGACTGACGAATAAATTTTGACGACGTTATTCTTTCAAATTTATCTCAATACTT is a window encoding:
- the LOC117987828 gene encoding uncharacterized protein, with the translated sequence MSGEGERASRPNSLVLETPAPEREPLRFDVQLVGAPPEVEQLVNNIKQVAEDFLYHWKTFPIVLPQSRFTGPGNRPSDIIIPPPCDELDAAALDAGIEPHPLTPKQLHSIREKGEFEVPSRHFPGQTHVWRVAGWLQRGRVRAREDLYCHVARAIALVVVVSRDRLMRDEPLSLIAGAKAFMEGLHRLMDLIFGMPSLEARDLDKKIREERSRYLVAELICKPENQEDITALAAWVTRGMRRAASEKTDARDTPRAAPRVPCLYSTPQRTQVDLRLYRRELLRRAAPFLQTILDRESRGWFLHFRERRAALLASQKMPMKDIEEAMSAAAMREYVSRVCNAVLSCDQLSALGPMVPEQLAAQLRAAVIVNRAEEGVRRKLEAGLATAEARIQAAYPILSRAEAWKKEKLSSAAHSLRSELRWAGMEDAANAMQAHKLQQHRYFVLRDLTFLRDREPLLMKELRAAKTPTREFSWATRIWLPQNWAVIRHFRGRSERIPTVISSRATNIVTPRSDPSQPVFLADREKFRTTTTRWPGWRLLNLAHRTWCWTWNMMFVLGVLVPWCSPLALRTLLCVKPFVPDLELSQVNGTLFPKRSSETQTMWSLLLKLWRHVSKERTRFETEPDTGLLGKGLSRQANRIWNYGAVGGLGSLALLLVFPLVALAASALALAAAISVPLWLPALALGLHALNALLYDLDCPDPPRLNRWFVLCEVLIWRIGLLGIVQPILAFVVAVFLCPLSALILLVGGVSWWVARGAWEALAWRALIVRAARVPAHDSRYCHRVAGPALHSFASYQITAAQALAAVCARGELEALSLWTSDIEAAIERPLRDYEHFVDACFGPFSVQIAKSGSYKQVEKECGELVWSAREKLSARRRDLALPLSDAARARVRMLPQELRKAVHASAVELARMWGEAARGEEWWSARGLEPGDWHALAANTLVEVFDAEILVALEEGEARVALESGAGAARWRDLTAKHPAPPDVIAEREDWKPAPGVWGDWSGTPAPRVPPPSLDVAAFSPRAQPHPPLPSPAVVALVLHNRESDNPVPLDSELCAEILKSLEDAPDCDDRRDGVERYRGGGSEATSETSGSDTAEDEASRVLPPVATPDSALCRISPSTERAACRWTLTGRGVRLRADLASPEDVSLDTDRHVGTSV